In Spirochaeta isovalerica, the genomic window ACTCACTGAATGTCAAACCGCTGAAGTCATATGATTTTTCAAAATGGCTTTCGCAGGACAATAAAACGACAATAATCGCCACAAGGCTAATACTTCTGATTTTCATTATTTCCTCCATTTCCAGAGTAGGTCCAAAATGAAAATCCGTCCTTTGAACTTTGGTTCCGATGGCTTAAAATGCCTTTATGGTTCATTTTATTTTTCTGGTACAGGTATTAACTCTGATTCTGGCCTTTGCCGTACTAGCCATTCTCATTCAGAACTATCTGATGCACAGAAACAGGACTATTATTTTTTTTCTCATTGCTGTCACGCTTATTATGGCCAGAACCGTTATTTTCGCTTTGGCGCGTTATGGGGATCTCAGCCGTTTCTATATCTTTTCCGTGCGGTTTTCCTCACATCCCCGCGGGGGACTGGTTTACTGTTCACTCGTTTACCTGTCCCACTTATTTTTACTGATGGGAATGGGCCGTTTATCAGGGAAAAAAGTGCCATTCCCCTTTTATCTGGGAATCGCCTTTTTTGCCATCTTTTCCATACTGGCCTATATTCAGTTATTGAGCGGGAACCCGCTCTTTTTCATTCCCTATTCTCTGAGAAATGTCACGGGGGTTTCTGTCATCCCCATTCTGTCCGTAAAGGGAATCATATTGTTATGCTGTCTGCTGAGAGTTTTCCGGGGAGAAAAGGATCTCCTGCTTAATGCTTTTCTCCTCCTTCAGTCTTTCGGTCAGGCTGCCGACGGCCTTTTTTATGCTTTTGAATTGTTGAGACCGGTCACTCTCGTCCTTTCTCTGGTTTTGCCCTATACGGCATATTTGTTCCTGCTTCCATCGCTTCTCCGCAGGAAATGGAATAATCCTGAAGAGGGACGAGTCTCATTGTTTCCCGGTGAATTTGCTGATTTGTATCATCTGACAGATGAGGAAAAGGAGATCGCAATCGCCATCGGTGAGGGGAAAAGCAATAAAGAAATAGCCTTTGAGAGAAAC contains:
- a CDS encoding helix-turn-helix transcriptional regulator codes for the protein MVHFIFLVQVLTLILAFAVLAILIQNYLMHRNRTIIFFLIAVTLIMARTVIFALARYGDLSRFYIFSVRFSSHPRGGLVYCSLVYLSHLFLLMGMGRLSGKKVPFPFYLGIAFFAIFSILAYIQLLSGNPLFFIPYSLRNVTGVSVIPILSVKGIILLCCLLRVFRGEKDLLLNAFLLLQSFGQAADGLFYAFELLRPVTLVLSLVLPYTAYLFLLPSLLRRKWNNPEEGRVSLFPGEFADLYHLTDEEKEIAIAIGEGKSNKEIAFERNTTLSIIKHRIYQLYKKCGINSRWELLKLLKG